The Myxococcales bacterium DNA window CGAGCGGCTCGCGTTCGTGCTCCACGATCTGTGCGGCCTGGCCTTCGACGAGATCGCGGCGATCGTCGCGCGGTCGCCCGACGCCGCGCGCCAGCTCGCCAGCCGCGCGCGCCGACGCGTCCAGGGGAGCCCGCCGCCCGAGGCCGAGCTCGCGCGCCAGCGGCACACCGTCGAGGCGTTCATCGCGGCGCTGCGCCGCGGCGACGTCGAGGGCCTCGTCGCCGTGCTCGATCCGGAGGTCATCGGCCGCGCCGGCGACGACACCGGCAAGGTCCGCGAGATCCGCGGCGCCCGGGCGTGGGCCTCGGGCGCGGTCGCGTTCGGCAAGCTCGCGCACCACATGGCCCCGGCCCTGATCGACGGCGCCGTCGGGCTCCTGCTGGCTCCGCACGGCCGGCTGGCGCGCGCGCTGCTGTTCACCTTCACCGACGGCCGCATCGCCCGCGCCGACGTGATCATGGAGCCCGCGCGGCTCGCCGCGCTGGACATCGCGGCGCTCAGCTGGCCGGGCGCGGCCGGCGACGACGCGGTCGCCGGCTGACCGCTACCAGCGCGCCAGCTGCGTGAGCTGGATGAGGTTGCCGCACGTGTCGAGCAGCATCGCGATCGTCGAGCCGGTCACCGCGGTCGGCGGCATCGTGAACTCGGCGCCCGCGGCGCTGAGGCGCGCGTGGTCGCCCTCGACGTCATCGGTGAAGAGGTTGAGCGCGGGCTTGCGCTGCGCGAGCCGGGCCCGCTGGAAGGCCGCGGCCGCCGGGTCGTCGACGAGGGCCAGCTGCAGCTCGGTGCCATCGGGGTCGTCGGGCGAGGTCACCGTGAGCCACCGGAACGGCCCCTGGCTGAAGTCCGCCTTCTTCGCGAGGCCCAGCACGTCGGTGTAGAAGCGCAGCGCCTGGTCTTGATCGTCCACGAACACGCTCGTCAGCTTGATCCTCATCGGGGGCTCCTCTGGTCGATTCGGTTCGAGGCCGAGCGGTCTCAACGCGCCAGCTGCGTGAGCTGGATGAGGTTGCCGCAGGTGTCGAGCAGCATCGCGATCGTCGAGCCGGTCACCGCGGTCGGCGGCATCGTGAACTCGGCGCCCGCGGCGCGGAGGCGCGCGTGGTCGCCCTCGAGGTCGTCGGTGAAGAACATGACCGCGGGCTGCTGCGCCTGGAGCCGGGCCTGCTGGAAGGCCTTGCCCGCGGGGTCATCGTCGAGCGCGAGCTGGAGCTGCACGCCGTCGGGGTCCGCGGGCGAGGTCACCGTGAGCCAGCGATACGGCCCGTTGCGGACGTCGTCCTTCGTGACGAAGCCCAGCACCTCCGTGTAGAAGCGCAGGGCCTTGTCCTGGTCGTCGACGTACACGGTCGTCAGCTTGATCTGCAGGCCCGCGCGGAGCGGCGCGACCGCGCTGGCCTCGGGGATCGGGGCCGCGGCCGCGGGGGGCCGGGACGCGCCACAGGCGCCGGCGAACAGCAGCGCGAGGGCGAGGGCATTCGAGAAGAGAGTGCGCATCCAAGACTCCTGGTTCCTGCTTGTCGGGTTCGCGGCACGCGCCGCTTCGAGACCTTGACGGATCGCGGCGCGCGAATGTGACCGAAGCCTGGCAGCGCCCTCGACCGCCGACGCGTCCGGTCCGCCCGCGGAGCGGGAAACCTCTCGTCTTGTCAGCGGCATAGCTGCCGACATGGGCAGCGCCACAGGCCTGGCCATGGCGCGCATGATCGGTATTTCCTGTG harbors:
- a CDS encoding VOC family protein, coding for MQIKLTTVYVDDQDKALRFYTEVLGFVTKDDVRNGPYRWLTVTSPADPDGVQLQLALDDDPAGKAFQQARLQAQQPAVMFFTDDLEGDHARLRAAGAEFTMPPTAVTGSTIAMLLDTCGNLIQLTQLAR
- a CDS encoding VOC family protein produces the protein MRIKLTSVFVDDQDQALRFYTDVLGLAKKADFSQGPFRWLTVTSPDDPDGTELQLALVDDPAAAAFQRARLAQRKPALNLFTDDVEGDHARLSAAGAEFTMPPTAVTGSTIAMLLDTCGNLIQLTQLARW
- a CDS encoding sigma-70 family RNA polymerase sigma factor, which codes for MLGSRAEADDAVQEAWLRLDRAAPGDVANPRGWLTTVVARVSLDMLRARTARREEPAEARADRAATADAEDELMLADSVGLALLVVLDKLEPAERLAFVLHDLCGLAFDEIAAIVARSPDAARQLASRARRRVQGSPPPEAELARQRHTVEAFIAALRRGDVEGLVAVLDPEVIGRAGDDTGKVREIRGARAWASGAVAFGKLAHHMAPALIDGAVGLLLAPHGRLARALLFTFTDGRIARADVIMEPARLAALDIAALSWPGAAGDDAVAG